The genomic window GTAGAGGCTACTGAGTTCCTTACCCCAGTAACTGCCCATGCTGGATTGGAGGCTGTCTGACCTTTCCACGTGCCCTATACCTCAACAACCCGTAGATGAAACGAATCGCCTCCTCCATAGCATCACTAGCCAACCAAAGGCAGCTGTCGAGGCAGCGTGGTGCTGAAGTGGATCGAGAGCTGGCCAgatcctgagttccaatcctgactcagacatttattagactGTGATccagaacaagtcacttaactattgtTTGCCTCAATCtgctcaattgtaaaatgagaataatatttcaGGGTTACAAGGTTGTCATAAGGACAAAATGAGAAGGATCTTTCTAAAGCACATGAAAAATAGCAAATGCTAGGCaagtgttatcattattatttgtttcttttaaattcagCTGAAGAGGGACCTTTACACGGGACCCTCCTCATTCTCCCAGATGCCAGTGCTTCTCTCATTACTTTATTCATGTGACAGATTAAAATATGTATTGCATCATAGGTAAAATGACACCCATATATGTGTTGTCGGCTCTTTCCAGGCGATGCCGAGCGGGGGAAGGCCTGGGCCTCTGCAGCCCAGTCCCCTGAGATTGAGGAAGGGGCTTGGGGGGGGCTGTGGGCGTCAGCACTGGGCGCTCAAGGGGAGGTACCCACATGCAGGCTCCTATTGTGGGAGAGAGACATGGAGGgagacatggagggagggggcatatggaaggaggagagacagagagggagaggaaagatatGGGAGGGAAGAAACAAAGGGAGGGGAGACACAGAGGGAAAGGAGAGCTATGGAAGGAGCGGAGAGAcatagaaggaagggagagattgagggagggaagaagcaaggagggagaggggagagagagggaggaaagagatataaaggagaggagagagagagggaggggggaggaagagaaagagagagaatgagagaaatggGAATGAGAAGGCAAGGGCAGGGAATACAAATTTAGGCCAGAAAGAAaggcagttcctgccctcaagaagcttctaCTGAGTGAGAGGGGCTGACTCCCCATTGGGCCCGCAGTGTGAAATGAGCACGGGTGCTTCTCCCTGGAAGAGCCCGGCAGGGGCCGGAAGCATTGCTGGTGGGAGAGGCTGCTGAAATGAGAGGGGCAGGGACTGTGGTGGGGCGTGGCCAGGGTGGCAGTGGCTGTTGTGGGCACTCACAGAGGTGCCCTCAGGAATGTTCGGGGGTCTCGGCGCCCTGATTAGGCTCACAGAGTGTTATTTTGGGGTCTTGGCCCCCAAAGCTACTCACAGGGCTGTCCTGGGACCTCAGAGCACTGACTGAGCCCAAGGGCTCATGTTATAGACGAGGGGGCTGCCGGTCCCCACAGGGGCTCGTGGCACTGTTGTTGCTCCACGGGCCCCCCTGCACACACACAGGAAGCACCTTGGGGCTTTTTGCAGCGTTTCTGGCCTTTCTTTGGGGTGTACAGTGTCCTGCGTTCCCAGGCCCTTCCCCAGGCATCACAAGGTGTTACTGTGGAGTCCTCCTCCCCAGCTCCCCTGCTGTGTTCCCCTCCCAGCTTGGGGTTGCTGAGCCCGGGCTCTGCCAGCCGGTACAGCTCCGGAGGTTCCTGGTTTTTGTTCTGGGAATCACGGAGCATGAATGCacaaagagggaggaggaggaggagggagtctGAGCCTCTGGGGCGGCCTGGTCCGGCCTGGGTGCATCAGTAATCCCGAGAATTCCTGGGAAGTGAGATTGATTACTCTGCTGCAAAACAGAAACCTATTTGAGACGCATTTAACCCTGTGGGACTTGTTTCTGTAATTACAGGACGAACAGATACACctccagccttggagtcaggagtgGGAGGGCCACGTTTATGCCACTGGGTACCAAGAGCGTCCAAGAGCTTTACTGAGAGTTTGGGCAGTTCTGTATGTTGGGGTCTCCTCTGGTCCGTTTTAAGAAACCCCGAGACACGGCTAATCAAAACCAGTTTTATTATTCAAAGAAATCACCAAACATTTCTGGGGACAGAGGGCAGGCGGGGCAGGGAGCCCCAAATCTGGTCCCCACACATCCCGAGAGAGTATTTACAGGAGGAGGCGGGACAGGACTCCCGGGTGGACCTGAGTAGGGGACTGCCCAGAGAAGGGCTGGCAACGGGCCAGGGATAGCAGCAACGTGTGGGGGATGGGGTGGAGAAACTCCTGGAGAGGGTGTCGCTCCTGACCGGCTGCACCCCCCCATTTTCTCCCCTGCCCTTCAGAATCCCCAGGCCCTCCTCGTCTCTACAAAGGAATCCAGAATGGGGCTCTCTGAGCCATAGATTGTCCTCCACCGCTGGCTGCTGGGAGTAGCCCAGGACCAGCAGGGATCATGAGAGGAGGAGAAGCAGGTTCCCTGGGAGGAGAagcagggtgtcagagctgggtcACCATCCCACTGTCCTCGGAGTGAGTCTGGGGAGAGAAGGGCAGCAGGGAGTAACTGGTAAAGGAgcatcccttccctcccttcccctccttttccatttccccttcccctttttttccctcctttccttttccatttccccttccccttcttttccctcctttccttttccatttccccttcccctttttttccctcctttccttttccatttccccttccccttcttttccctcctttccttttccatttccccttccccttcttttccctcctttccttttccctttccccctctcttcctttccctcccctcattTCCtcacttccccttccccttcccctctcctttctttcccctgagATCCCTGctgttcctttcccttccctccacttccccttccatccctcccctctcttcccctcctcctctcccctttgtCCATGTAGCCCTTCCAAGTCCCTGCACGGCTGGCAGGGTCCCTAATCCTGCGTCCTCCTACTCTAACCTCTAAGAGAGGGGCCAGGCATTGCCTTTGGGCCTTGGTGGAAGGTGGGTGCTGGCTTCTGGGAGTGGGAAACACTTATTGTGTATTTAATGGATGCTTAATGTTTGTTCAATGAACAATTCCTCCGGAAATAATACATAATTCCCATCCATGCCCAATAACCAGTGGGGGAGGAGGCATAACAAGAAAATGATTCTTCATTTAGGGAACCACTCCTTACCCAAAATAAGCGTTTCAAATTTAACATTGATTAAACCAGTTAAACCGCTGCCCTCAGGACTGGGGTGGGGGTATTAAAGTTAAACAGTTCCTGTTGTCCTGGCTCTCTCAGGGTGTTTATGCTCTGCTAGGGACCAGGACGTGAAGGGATGGCTGATTTCCAAATAACTCCTGATATAAGAGCAGGAGAGAGGGTCACACAGGGGGTTATGGGAAAAGGTCATTACTAATAGGGGAAGCCATATCAAAGAAGCTTTCCTAGAGGAGGTTGTGATTTAAAGGAGTGGGGAtagaagagagaaacaggaaTAATCACCTCTTCTGCTCACACCTAATTCAGCTCTAATTCAGACTTAGTGACCCATGTCCATCTCCCACCACCGGGCCTTTACCTAGGCAGTCCCCCATGCTTGAAATGCCTGTCTCCGTTCAAAATGCTCCTAACCTTTAACCTTTTGTTTCTCCCCACCTGTAGAAGTCCCGCCCCCTCAACTTCCTTTGTATCTTCTGTGTTTTGATTGGACTTATCTAGGACAATGCCGTATCAAAGGGCAGGGACCCGGCATGACAGATGCTCCATAAATGCCAACCGATGGGTCAAAGTGTGAAGGTGAGAGAGTCCTGAGCCAGGTCCCGCTCTCCGCGGCCCCATggggggttttcctggcagagatgctgccattttcttctccagctcatttttacagaggcggcgactgacttgcccagagtcactctgGTGctaagtgtctgtggccagaCTCCAGGCCTGTCCATCCACTCTCCCTGCACTATCCCACCGTCCCCCAGTCTGTCCACTGCACCGCCCGGCTAAAATGGTGGAGTCAGTGGAGGCCGACCCGAGGAATTTAAATGAAAGGGAGCCACTGAAAGGTTTTAAATGAGGGCCACCCGAGCAGCTGTCAGACTGACTGGCCAAAGGCCGGAGCAGAGGCGGGATGTGATGGCCGCGGCCATGTGACGAGGGAAGAGGAGATGGGGCCATTTGGCAGGAGTGGAAACGCATGGAAGCTGCTCTCACCCTGTCTCTCCCAGGTCTCTCTCACTGCCTCCAGATACGTTAGAATGGGGCGGCTAGGGAGGGATGAGCCCGCCTTCCCTACATCCCTCCGGCCCTCGATACCTTCATGGCTCGGTAGATCCACTCCTGGTATTCTCCTACTTTGGTGTAAACCCCAGGCTTGTGGGCCAGGGCGCAGCCCGTCCCCCAGCTCACGATCCCACACAGCCTCCACCGGGGAGTCCTGGAGATAGAGTCCTCACACACAAAGGGGCCCCCGCTGTCTCCCTGCAGACGAACGGAGGCAAGGCTGGAGGGCGGGATGCCTGGGCTCTTTCCCAGAGACAAAAGGCTGGCAACCATGACAAACGGGCCCaaatgccttttccttctcccagcCAATCAGTGTCTCCCATCATTTGATGAAATCTAAGATCTAAGCTGCTCAGTGTGAGATCCATCTTGCTTTGGCTCTGCTTTTTCTTCCCACCCCCCAAAATGCAACTTTGGACAAGGAATGCCCAGCCCTGTGCCCGGTGAGAGACTTGGCAAAGGCGTCTGGGTGTTGGGGATACTTGGTTGGGGGGAAGGTAgggaggatggggaggaagaTCAGTTAGCGGGGCCTTAGGAGTCAGCTGCGGGGTTAGGAAACATCCCTGGAACAGTTCCCCACCTGGCAGGCATCGATGCCCCCCTCAGTGTAGCCAGCACAGAACATTTTGGGTTTGATCTGGTTCCCATAGAAATCAGGGCTATTGCAGACTGTGTTGCTGATGATAGGCACTCGAGCCTCCTGTAGCATATTAGCCTGTTTCCCTgtagggatggggagggaggagagggtcTGTGAGAGACGGAGCTTCTGGGTAACTGTCACTGGGGCTCCTCCTGACTTTTCGAGGCCAGGGGCACACGCTGCCCACTGACTTTGATCTTACTCTGGGGTCTCATAGTTCATGGGGAATGGGTCTCCACAGCCTTGTGGCCGGGGCATGTCGGCTCACCGTAATACTGAGTGTTTCCCCAGCCTGTTACTGTGCAGATCTTCCCATCCACCAAGGCCTGACCGGCAGCCGGGAGGCAGACAGGCTGGATGTATTCTGTGGGGGGGAAAGAGCCAAGCTGGCCAGAGTTCTGTCTTCCTGGAGCCAGGTGTCTCATCCCCACACGAGGAGGGACGCCCAGCCTCCCCACCCCCGTTCTTCCTCGGCCGCAGCTCCCAGGACCCAGGGACTCAGCTCACCAGTGAGGGGCAGGGGACTGGAAAGGTGGACCAAAGCAATATCGTTACTGTTCTCCTCGCTGTTCGGGTCCCGGAAAGGCAGGTAGCCTCCGTGGTACACCACAGCCTGGACCCCAAGCTGGAGTCCCTGGGTGGAAGCCTGGGCCACGGCGCCCGCAAACACTCTCCACCGTGACACAACCCGGTTCCGCCTAGGACAAGAAAGAGCCGGATCATTTCCTCTCCGTCGGTTTATCTCTGACTACAAAAGATGTATCTTAGGAGAGGTGCCCAGCTCAGGACACTATGGGTGTTCTGTTGCTAGTTTCTGGGTTCCATGTTCTTCCACCTCCCCTGAAATTCAGCACCTCTTTCTTCTGACAGACCCGGCCCACAGGGAGGGCACTCACTCAGGGAAGCAGTGGGCCGCAGTCAGCACCCAGTCTCCGGACAGCAGGGACCCCCCGCACAGGTGCGCCCCGTCATAGCGCAGACTGACCTGCCATGGCCAGCGGCCCAGGCTGGCATCCTGGCCTCCAACGATACGGTCCACAGGCAGCTTCCTCCGGCCACAATCTAGGATCAGACAGGTTCAAGCCCACATCCCAGACTCTGCCCCCTAGAAAAAGGAACACCCCCTCTCCTTGGCGCCCCCCAGGCAGCTCCTGCCTAAGGGAGGAGACATAGCCTTTGCTTCCAAGGAATCCTGTCCttagttctgcctcagtttcctatttgaAATGAGGAGATTGGTCCACAAGGCCTCCTTCTGACTGACTCTGGTCTGGGATGGGGAGACACAGTCTCCCCTCAGGGAGCTCTGGTCCAGTGTAGATACCCACAAAGACAAAGTGTCATGGAGCTCCGAACTGGTTTTGGAAGGAGAGGAGATTGGTGAAGAGGACAAGGGATAGTTCTGAGAGGGCAGGAAATGGCCTGTGGCAGAACTTGGAAGCTGGcctttggggggtggggaaggcagCCAAGAGGCTGAGATTCTAAAGGATGCCCCCTTTCCGCCAGCAAACAACCTTTGTCTCAATGAGCTGTCCTCAGTTCTGCACACGGGGGATCTTAGTTAATGCCATGGAGGGGGGCGCTCTAGGAGGAAAGACCATGTTGCGGGGCTTACCTTGGCAGAGGGTGGCTAGGAAGAGGCCCCTGGGACAGTCACTGTCAGAGAGAGAAGGGGGCTGGTGAAGGGGGAAGGGACAGGAGACTCATGTCCATTCTTATTGTCTCTTAACGTTGCCCCCCAGACCCGGCCCCTTCCCTTGCATCTCCTTTCTCTGTCCTAAAGATCTAGGGAATTACAGTGTGCCCGTACACATTCAGACAACACCATGGTTTGTGTATCGTACGTGTGGGTGGGAATgggtatttacattttatttcagtCAATATTGATTAAGCATCTGGGATGAACAAAGAAAGCGTGAACTAACCAGTCAGTCACTGGGCAGTGGGGGATTCAAAGATGAATAAGAAGTAATTCCCGCTGTCAAGATTATTGGAGTGCAGTGGAGGAGAGAACAGACACACAAggagaaatacaataaaaaacgAGCCGACGATAAGCCCACAAGATAACGCGGACGTTATCGGGAAAGAATAATTCATTTCCTGACAGGCAGGGATCTGGGTGGGCAGCAGGGGGAGGCACCCCAAGTACAGGGGACAGACATGGGAAAGAGTGAGAGGGAGTCATGCTGGGTACACGGGGAGGAGTGAGAGGGAGCGAGGCTGGAAATGGAGATGGAGGCAAGTTTAGACCTGACCGGGTAGCTGGACAGCGAACAAAAATGAGAATTTGGGCATAACAACGGGAAGGAAAGGCCGGATGTGAGAGAGAGCATCCAGAGGGAATGGATGGGACGCGGAGGGTAATTCATCAGCTGGGGGGGAGATAAGGGGCAGAGATGACAATGAGGATTTTGAGGAATTTGAGAATGGACAGAAATGGGGAAGTTAAGGGAGAGCAAAGGCCGGCTTTCTGTGTGCGTCCCTATAGTTCCTTTCAAGTGGTTAGgctgctggacttggagtcaggaggatgcaagttcaaattcagcctcactgATTGTAATGCTGGACTAAGTCATTTaacgtctgcctcagtttcttcatctgtaaaatgggaatgatgatgGCACCCACCTCCCAGGGATAGtgggaaaattaaatgagatactatttgaaAAGTCCTTTATAAATGCACGCGGCTACGATGATGGTGATGGAGGAAGGAGTCCCAGTGGGAGCAGTCAGGGGAGAACCAGTCTGGCTAACATGTGTTCATTGAAATGGGCCCGCGCCTCGACAGCTGTATCTGTGCCTCCATGAGCGGCTGTGTCTGGGTGGGTCTGTGACTGCTGACCACCAGCCCACGGCAGCTCTCATTGCACGTGGTCCTTGTCCCCACCCATCCCTGCCCGGTCTAGCTCCCATCGCTCCGGTGTCCTTACCAGATGGAGATGACCTCTGACAGCCTCCGAGCATAGGGGAGCCTCTCCTCATCCACGCAGAAGTAGCCAGACGTGCCGTTCGTTCCAGACATCTGGACGTCCAGCTCCGAGTGGCTCAGAGCCCTAGGGGGCAGAGGGGTCGGGAACAGCAGCCCAGTTCTGCCCTGGCCCCAGTCCACTCCCCTCGCGATTCCCACCCCTCCTCAATGATACCTGATAAAGCCCATCTCCTCACAGCTCAGACTTGCCACCCTGGAGTTGGCTCTGGAGGAACAAAGCAGCCGCCACGTCCCCTCGGCTCCGTCAAACACAGTAAGCCGAAGGTCTGCCGGACTCACCTGTACTATAGgggcaggggtgggggaagggcgACAGGTCTGCTGGTTAGAGTCTGCAGTGAGATCTCCAGATGCTCTGCCCAGCATTGGCTCCGAGACAACAAGTTCCCGTACCCCGACGGCTAGCTCGGACGGAAGCAGAGCCTCCCCCGCTCCGTAAATGAGCTGCCTTAGGCTGCCCGTAGCTCTGCCCTGGGTAACCGAGGCTGGCAGCAGGACCTGGACAGTGCCCGCCAACATTCTGAAGACGCAAGTCTAATAACACAAGAATGACTCAAGGGGAGAGGACataggttcaaattccagctttctCCCTGGAtgaccttaggaaagtcattccctctctctgggcctcagtttccccttctataaaaTGGCCTTGAAGATCTCTGAGCTTGAAATCTGTCATTATCGTGGGAAGACTATCTTACTGTATCCTATTAGTGTGTCTAGAAGGACACCCATTTaagagaaatttgaaataaatgttgtaatttttaaaagaaagtcatTTTCTTAGTTTaagaatataaactatatatgggcagctagatggtacagtgaatagagcactggccttgagacctcagacacttcacacttactaatttgtgacactggacaagtcccttaaccctaaggggttacctcaaaaaaaaaaaaaaaaacaaaaacaaaaacaaaaacaaaatgcaagactATATTATGGACAGCTTGCTGTGTTTTACAAAAATTGTCATATTTAGCATGGTTAAGAAAGGgaaggcagctagggggcacagtgaaTACGGGGCTGGgcctgaatttatttattttgggatttAGAAAGCCCTGACTTCAAAcccagcctgagacacttactagctgtgtgaccttgggcaaaccacttgacctgtttgctttaatccactggagaagaaagtggtaAGCCACTGGAGTatcaacaaaaccccaaatgggatcagaatCGAACACAACTAAACAATAAAGGGTCCCTCCCCCCAGTTAATGTGTGTCCGAGGCAGGACTTCTTCGCCAGCTCTTCTACCTCccagcatcaaatgagataatgtgtgtgaAAGTGACCCACAGCTCTAAAGCGCAGTACAAATATGGAGGGGGGGGGTATTGCCATTCTTTCTCTAAGTGCCCTCTAGTCTTTCTGTGGCTCTTTGCCACAGGACTCGTAGCCACGAGTCGCCCAAGAGCGGAGACTTTCCACCTGAAGTCCCAGCCTACCTCGGGGACGTTGGCTCTATGTTGCTGGCTGTCTAATGGAAAGGTTCTAAGAGCTGGGGGAGGGCCCCCTAAGTGAGGGCCGGGAGTGCCCTCTGAGTGCACTgggcagggagga from Sminthopsis crassicaudata isolate SCR6 chromosome 3, ASM4859323v1, whole genome shotgun sequence includes these protein-coding regions:
- the HPN gene encoding serine protease hepsin, which translates into the protein MAEKESGQKVQCWSLPKIVALSAVGFLLLAGIGAASWAIVTVLLRSDQEVLYPVQVSPADLRLTVFDGAEGTWRLLCSSRANSRVASLSCEEMGFIRALSHSELDVQMSGTNGTSGYFCVDEERLPYARRLSEVISICDCPRGLFLATLCQDCGRRKLPVDRIVGGQDASLGRWPWQVSLRYDGAHLCGGSLLSGDWVLTAAHCFPERNRVVSRWRVFAGAVAQASTQGLQLGVQAVVYHGGYLPFRDPNSEENSNDIALVHLSSPLPLTEYIQPVCLPAAGQALVDGKICTVTGWGNTQYYGKQANMLQEARVPIISNTVCNSPDFYGNQIKPKMFCAGYTEGGIDACQGDSGGPFVCEDSISRTPRWRLCGIVSWGTGCALAHKPGVYTKVGEYQEWIYRAMKTHSEDSGMVTQL